CTCGTCCACCTCCGCCTGGTCCGGCCACAGCTGACGGCCAGTGCGGGTGGGATGTACTGGTTCCCCGATTCGGCAGAGCCTGTGCGTCCCGGGCCCCACGCGGAAGAGGTAGTTGTAGACGACGCCAGCACCCTTGGGCGACGCCGCGTTGGCATGGCCGTTAATGTGCGTGACCACCCCGGAGCGCTCGTCGCCAAACAGGCGCTTGACCTCATCCTGCAGCTCCCGCGTGGTCATTACCTCGCGCCCCTTCTCGTGCAGACTGGCAGCCGCAAGCCAGACCTCGACATGGATCTTCATCCTCGTCCCTCCCAGCGTGCGGAGATTGGGCTCAATTGGCGGCCGGCTCCCGGACGGCGTACGGCACCCTCGGACCGGTAGGCGAGTTCGCAGCAAACCATCCCAACCTGTGCGATGGTTCACCAGTGTAAATTGTAACAAAGGGCAGTGACAGCATGTTGTCACTGCCCACATTTACGTTTATCCCGTGAAGGATTTTCCACCCCACTCCTGAACACTTACCCTCGTAACACCCACGCAGGAGGTGACCCCCGTGCCCGGCTGGCAGTACCGGGAAGGCGCATTCGTCTACGAATCCCCCGGCGTCACCGTCACCATCGACCAGCACGCCGGACCCGCGGCCGCCGTGCCGGCCTACCGGCCAGACCTGGCGGACGCCCTGCCCGGCTGCTCCCCCTTCCTCCTCTGGGAGTGGGCCCAGTACCGGTTCACGGTGGCGCCGCCCCTTCCGGGCATCGCCCTCCACGTGGGCGACCAGATCGTCCGGCCGGTCGCAGACGGCGTCTACCTCTTCCGCTACGAGAACGCCCTCGGCGCCTCCCGCATCCGCCTGGCCGGCGCGCCGGTGCCCGACCTCCCCGTGGAGGTCATCAGCCACAAGCTGGCCGGGGACGGTCTCGCCAGCTACCCGCGCCTCTACCGGACCATGGTCCAGCAGATCATCGGAGACCTCCTCACCCTTCCCTTCCACCTGACCGGCGCCACTGCCCACGCCACCCGCATCCACGACGGGCCGCCGTCGCCGCTCTTCACCCTCCACTTCCTCCGCCACCACGGCCGCACCCTCGCGGCGGCGCTGGAGGCCGTTGGCCACAGCCCCCACCGGGTCCTCACTCGGGAAGAACTGGTCCGTCCCGTCGCATTGGCCACCCGGCTGGACGGCGCCGTGCTCCGCTGGGGCCTCACCCACCCCGACACCTGGGCCGTCACAGCCGGGGACGGCGGCTGGTTCCGCCTCGGCGGCCAGGCAGTCCTGCCCGAGCGGCTGCTGCAGCAGCGGGCCGAGGAGACCTTCGACACCCACGAGAACCGCTTCGTCCGCCACTTCCTCCTCTCCCTGCGGCAGGCGGTGGACGACGCCCTCACCCTGCTGGAAAGATATGGAGGTAGGCAGAGTCGCCTCCGGGCTGTCGGCACCGTTCAAACCGACCCTGTAGCTGCCCGCGAGGGCGTTCCCCAAGATGACAGCGCCGATCAGACCGTCCCCCGGGTTACCAGTGAGGGCGACCCCCAAGGTGACAGCGCTGGCCAGGCCGACCCCCGGGCTGCCGGTGCCCCTGAGGGCGATCGCCACGCCGACCTCGCCGTGCAGGGCGGTCCCCACGCTGACCTCGCCGTGCAGGGCGGCCCCCACGCCAACCACACCGGTCCGATTGATCTCCGGGAAGAACTCACCACCCTGGCGCACCACGTTGACGAGGCCCTCGCCTGGCCCTGGTGGGACGAGGTGGGCGAGCTGGTCCACCTGCCCGAGCAGTCCACCGTGCTCCACGGCAAGGACGGCTACCGGGAGC
The nucleotide sequence above comes from Symbiobacterium thermophilum IAM 14863. Encoded proteins:
- a CDS encoding DUF2357 domain-containing protein, which encodes MPGWQYREGAFVYESPGVTVTIDQHAGPAAAVPAYRPDLADALPGCSPFLLWEWAQYRFTVAPPLPGIALHVGDQIVRPVADGVYLFRYENALGASRIRLAGAPVPDLPVEVISHKLAGDGLASYPRLYRTMVQQIIGDLLTLPFHLTGATAHATRIHDGPPSPLFTLHFLRHHGRTLAAALEAVGHSPHRVLTREELVRPVALATRLDGAVLRWGLTHPDTWAVTAGDGGWFRLGGQAVLPERLLQQRAEETFDTHENRFVRHFLLSLRQAVDDALTLLERYGGRQSRLRAVGTVQTDPVAAREGVPQDDSADQTVPRVTSEGDPQGDSAGQADPRAAGAPEGDRHADLAVQGGPHADLAVQGGPHANHTGPIDLREELTTLAHHVDEALAWPWWDEVGELVHLPEQSTVLHGKDGYRELWALYPEFLLGRSPFGYGLDRAIAARDVATVYEYWCFFRLIRALEPALGPAWLRLRADETGGLDWRTAARFGDGGWRLVFNRPARGGRESYSLGLRPDFTLIGPAGVALVLDAKFRLDAPRPELDEPDRAEASPQAADLYKMHTYRDALGVRAAVALYPGDRAVFYDRRTRRRRTDLTLHELIFGDFEGVGALPLRPEGGTEPCMIS